The Pseudomonas sp. IB20 region CGTTGAACTGGCGCGGGTGCTCGGGCGAGCCGAACCTGCTAGCGCGCAGTTACCACTCGGGCGCCAGCGAAGACCTGGCGGCAGCGATTGCCCATCTGCGGGCCAAGCGGCCGTTGGCGCCGCTGTACGCAGTGGGTTATTCCCTGGGCGGCAATGTGCTGCTCAAGCATTTGGGGGAAACCGGCGAGGCCTCGGGGTTGCACGGCGCCGCGGCGGTGTCGGTGCCGTTTCGGCTGGATCAATGCGCCGATCGCATCGGGCTGGGCTTTTCGCGGGTTTATCAGAAGCACTTTATGCGCGAGATGCTGGCGTATATCCGCGCCAAGCAGCGGCGCTTTTTACAGGATGGCCAGGCTGACGGGCTGAAAACCCTGGAGGCACTGGGCTCGCTGGAGAAGATGCGCACGTTCTGGGACTTCGATGGGCGGGTGACCGCGCCGCTGCACGGTTTCCTCAGCGCCGAGGACTATTACCGCCGCGCATCCAGTCGGTATTACCTGGGTGCTATCCGCACCCCCACCCTGATTATCCAGGCCGCCGATGACCCGTTCGTGTTCGCCCACAGCTTGCCCGAGGCCAGTGAATTGTCGGAATGCACCGAGTTCGAGTTATTGGCCAAGGGTGGGCATGTGGGGTTTGTCGATGGTTCGCTCAAGCGCCCCAGCTACTACCTGGAGCGCCGAATCCCCCAGTGGCTACTGGAGAAACACGATAAATAATGTGGGAGCGGGCTTGCCTGCAATGCGCATAGGTTCTTTTAGCTGACACACCGGCATCGCAGGCAAGCCAGCTCCCACATTTTGATTGGGTTTACAGGCCTGACAGCTCAGTCGCCGGTCGCAATTTCCCGCGCCGGATCAGTAATCCACTCGCTCCACGACCCCGCATACAGCTTGCCCAACGGATAACCCGCCAAGCTCAACGCAAACAGGTTATGACACGCCGTCACGCCCGAACCGCAATACGCCACCAGCGCATCCGGCGAACGGCCCTGCAACTGCGCGGCGAAGCGCTGCTTGAGCTGCTCAGCCGGAAGAAAGCGGCCATCACTGCCCAGGTTTTCATTGAACGCCGCACATTGCGCACCGGGAATGTGCCCGGCGATGGGGTCGATAGGTTCCACGTCACCACGGAAACGCGCCTGGGCGCGGGCATCAATCAAGGTCATGCCCGGTTCGCCCAGGCGTTTTTGCAGGTGTTCGGCGTCCAGCACCAAGTGATTGTCCGGCGTACCGGCAAACGTCCCCGGCTCAACCACCGGCGCGTCCAGGCTCAGCGGGAAACCGGCGGCGTGCCAGGCCTTGAGGCCACCGTCCAGGATAAACACAGCATCACGCTTGCCCAGCCAGGCCAGCAGCCACCAGGCGCGGGCGGCATAGGCACCGGGGCCGTCGTCATACAGCACGATGTCGGTGTCGGCGTTGATACCCCAAGCCCGCAGTTGCTCGGTGAACGTGTCCGCGGCTGGCAATGGGTGTCGGCCGGTCACGCCTTTGGTCACCGGACCGCTGAGGTGGCGCTCCAGATCAGCGTATTGCGCCCCCTCAATATGCCCCTCGGCATAGCTGCAAAGCCCGTAGTCCGGGTCTTCCAAGGCAAAGCGGCAATCCAGGATCACCAGCCCGGCAGCCTGCTGGCGCTCGGCTAATTGCTGGGGGCTGATCAGTTGGGCAAGCGGCATGACGGACTCCTGTGAACACATTCGGGAAAGGTCCTACTTCACTTCTTCCAGTGCCTGGTTCAACGGCACGTAAAACTCTTTGAACAAGGCGTCCACCGCCTCTTTCGCCTGGGGCGTGACAAACCCTGCTTCCAGCACCAGCACCTGATACACCCCGCGCTTGATCGCCTCGGCGCTCAAATGGGTGGAGTTTTCATTGGTGGTGCACAGGAAACGCACCCAGGAAGTGAGGATGATCCAGGCATTGAGGGTCAGGGCCTCGGTTTGTATCGGGTCCATATTGAGGATGCCGGCATCCACGAACCCCTGATAGATAGCGCCGCCCTGGATCAGGCAACGCTGAGAGAAACGCCGGTAGCCGGTGGCCAGTTCCGGGTCGCTTTCCAGCAGGTGTTCGAGGTCACGGTGCAGGAAACGGTAGCGCCACATGCCGGCCAGCACGGCCTGCAGGTAGAAGCGTTTGTCTTCAACGGTTACCGCACGGCCTTGAGGCGGGCGCAGGAAACTGTCCACCAACACTTCGTATTCGCGAAACAGCACGGCGATGATCGCCTGCTTGTTGGGGAAGTGGTAGTACAGGTTGCCCGGGGAAATCTCCATGTGGGCGGCAATGTGGTTGGTGCTGATGCTGCGCTCGCCCTGCTGGTTAAAAAGCTCCAGGCTGGTTTGCACAATGCGCTCGCTGGTCTTTACTCGTGGTGCCATAGGGGATCAGCTTCTAAACACGTGATGGGGCATCTTACGGCCTATCCTTGTCTGGATAAATCCGCTTGTTGCTGCAATGACATTTGACAATTTAGAGCAATGACTCTAAAAATCCAGGCAGACCTATAACAATTGGGAACTGCACCATGTCTGCCACCGTTGCCTACCTGCAAGATTCCCAGGCGCTGGATCAACTCCAGGACCTGTTCGACGCCCAACGCCGCGCCTATGCCGCCAACCCGATGCCGCCGGCGGCGCAGCGTCAGCAATGGCTCAAAGCCTTGCGCGACTTGCTCAGCGACGAACGCCAAGCCCTGATCAACGCGATCAGCCAGGACTTCAGCCATCGCAGCGCAGACGAAACCCTGTTCGCCGAACTGATGCCGAGCTTGCATGGCATTCACTACGCCAGTAAACACCTAAAGGGCTGGATGAAACCTTCCCGCCGCGCCGTAGGCATTGCCTTCCAACCCGCGTCGGCCAAAGTCATCTACCAACCGCTGGGCGTGGTTGGGGTGATCGTGCCGTGGAACTACCCACTGTATTTGGCCATTGGCCCGTTGGTCGGCGCTCTGGCGGCCGGTAACCGGGTGATGCTCAAGCTCAGCGAATCCACGCCCGCCACGGGTGAACTGCTCAAGGCGCTGTTGGCGAAAATCTTCCCCGAAGACTTGGTATGCGTGGTGCTGGGCGAAGCCGAAGTGGGCATGGCGTTCTCCAAATTGCGCTTCGATCACCTGCTGTTTACCGGCGCCACCAGCATCGGCAAGCACGTGATGCGCGCCGCTGCCGAGCATCTCACGCCGGTCACGCTGGAGCTGGGCGGCAAGTCGCCGGCGATTGTCTCCGCCGACGTACCGCTCAAGGACGCCGCCGAGCGCATCGCCTTCGGCAAATGCCTGAATGCCGGGCAAACCTGTGTAGCGCCGGACTACGTGCTGGTGCCGGAAGATCGCGTCGAAGGGTTCGTCGAGGCGTACAGCAAAGCCGTTCGCGGGTTTTATCCGACCCTGGCCGACAACCCGGACTACACCGCCATCATCAACGAAAGGCAGCAGGCACGGCTGAATGCCTACGTCAAAGACGCCACCGACAAAGGCGCCACCCTGATTCCGCTGTACGACCAAGGCCAGGCACGGCGTATGGCCCACAGCCTGCTGCTAAATGTCAGCGATGAAATGACCGTGATGCAGGACGAAATCTTCGGCCCTGTGCTGCCGATCGTGCCGTATCGCGGCATTGACCAGGCGTTTGCCTACATCAACCAGCGCCCTCGCCCATTGGCCCTGTACTACTTCGGCTACAACAAGGGCGAGCAGAACCGCGTACTCCATGAAACCCACTCCGGTGGCGTGTGCCTGAACGACACCCTGCTGCATGTGGCCCAGGACGACATGCCCTTTGGCGGCATCGGCCCCTCGGGCATGGGCCACTACCACGGCCATGAAGGCTTCCTCACGTTCAGCAAAGCCAAGGGCGTACTGGTGAAACAGCGCCTGAACGCGGCAAAGCTGATCTACCCGCCTTACGGCAAGTCGATCCAGACGTTGATTCAAAAACTGTTTATTCGCTGATTCCGCCAACCTCGGGGTAACAATAACAATGAACCCTAGCCTGACTGATTCACCTGCGCTGTCGCGGCGCGGCGTCCTGAAAATCGGCCTGTGCGCCAGCGCATTCCTGGCCACCGCCGGGCTAGGCGCCAGCCTCAGCGGCTGCTCCAGCAGCACCCCGGCCAGCGGTTTTGCCCTGCTGCGCAGCAGTGACTTGCCGTTCTTGCGCGCGGTAATCCCCGTGCTGCTCGAAGGCGCGGCCAGCGCCCAGGACGTGGTCGCCGGGATCGAAGACACCCTGAAAAAGCTCGACTACAGCCTCCAGCACCTGTCGCCGGAAATGTTCAAGCTCACCCAGCAACTGTTCGACGTATTGAGCATGGGCATCACCCGCGGCCCACTGACCGGTATCTGGGGCAGCTGGGAAAACGCCAGTAGCGAGCAGATCCGCAACTTCCTGCACCGCTGGGAAAACAGCTACCTGAACCTGCTGCGCATGGGCCAGGGCTCGCTGCTCAAGCTGGTGATCATGGCTTGGTACTTCCGCCCGCAGTCCTGGGCGCATTGCGGCTACCCCGGGCCACCCAAAATTTGACGTTGATAACCCATTCAGACAGGTGGGAGCTGGCTTGCCTGCGATAGCGGCGGGCCAGCGATGAATTGATCGGCAGGCAGACCGCTATCGCAGGTAAGCCAGCTCCCACATTGGTTGCCACTTCATACAAAAAATAAGAGTGCA contains the following coding sequences:
- a CDS encoding hydrolase, coding for MTPSSDLFKPAFGLGNPHLQTLWGPLWRTTTHIERQRERLWLDDGDFLDLDWHGPHDAQAPLVLVLHGLTGSSNSPYVAGLQKTLAAQGWASAALNWRGCSGEPNLLARSYHSGASEDLAAAIAHLRAKRPLAPLYAVGYSLGGNVLLKHLGETGEASGLHGAAAVSVPFRLDQCADRIGLGFSRVYQKHFMREMLAYIRAKQRRFLQDGQADGLKTLEALGSLEKMRTFWDFDGRVTAPLHGFLSAEDYYRRASSRYYLGAIRTPTLIIQAADDPFVFAHSLPEASELSECTEFELLAKGGHVGFVDGSLKRPSYYLERRIPQWLLEKHDK
- a CDS encoding sulfurtransferase; translation: MPLAQLISPQQLAERQQAAGLVILDCRFALEDPDYGLCSYAEGHIEGAQYADLERHLSGPVTKGVTGRHPLPAADTFTEQLRAWGINADTDIVLYDDGPGAYAARAWWLLAWLGKRDAVFILDGGLKAWHAAGFPLSLDAPVVEPGTFAGTPDNHLVLDAEHLQKRLGEPGMTLIDARAQARFRGDVEPIDPIAGHIPGAQCAAFNENLGSDGRFLPAEQLKQRFAAQLQGRSPDALVAYCGSGVTACHNLFALSLAGYPLGKLYAGSWSEWITDPAREIATGD
- a CDS encoding TetR/AcrR family transcriptional regulator, whose amino-acid sequence is MAPRVKTSERIVQTSLELFNQQGERSISTNHIAAHMEISPGNLYYHFPNKQAIIAVLFREYEVLVDSFLRPPQGRAVTVEDKRFYLQAVLAGMWRYRFLHRDLEHLLESDPELATGYRRFSQRCLIQGGAIYQGFVDAGILNMDPIQTEALTLNAWIILTSWVRFLCTTNENSTHLSAEAIKRGVYQVLVLEAGFVTPQAKEAVDALFKEFYVPLNQALEEVK
- a CDS encoding coniferyl aldehyde dehydrogenase, producing MSATVAYLQDSQALDQLQDLFDAQRRAYAANPMPPAAQRQQWLKALRDLLSDERQALINAISQDFSHRSADETLFAELMPSLHGIHYASKHLKGWMKPSRRAVGIAFQPASAKVIYQPLGVVGVIVPWNYPLYLAIGPLVGALAAGNRVMLKLSESTPATGELLKALLAKIFPEDLVCVVLGEAEVGMAFSKLRFDHLLFTGATSIGKHVMRAAAEHLTPVTLELGGKSPAIVSADVPLKDAAERIAFGKCLNAGQTCVAPDYVLVPEDRVEGFVEAYSKAVRGFYPTLADNPDYTAIINERQQARLNAYVKDATDKGATLIPLYDQGQARRMAHSLLLNVSDEMTVMQDEIFGPVLPIVPYRGIDQAFAYINQRPRPLALYYFGYNKGEQNRVLHETHSGGVCLNDTLLHVAQDDMPFGGIGPSGMGHYHGHEGFLTFSKAKGVLVKQRLNAAKLIYPPYGKSIQTLIQKLFIR
- a CDS encoding twin-arginine translocation pathway signal protein → MNPSLTDSPALSRRGVLKIGLCASAFLATAGLGASLSGCSSSTPASGFALLRSSDLPFLRAVIPVLLEGAASAQDVVAGIEDTLKKLDYSLQHLSPEMFKLTQQLFDVLSMGITRGPLTGIWGSWENASSEQIRNFLHRWENSYLNLLRMGQGSLLKLVIMAWYFRPQSWAHCGYPGPPKI